DNA from Actinoplanes sp. SE50/110:
AGTCCGGCGAGCGCCACCACGCCCATCGCCACCGCCACCCGCCGCCAGAAGGCGCGCAGCACCCCGTCGGTGCGCCGCGAGGCGCGGTGGAACGCGACGGTCGCCAGCGCCGGGCCGGCCACCGCCGGCACCCAGACGAGCAGGTGGGGGAAGCCGAGGTGGGTGCCCACCATGATCAGCAGCACCTCGGCCAGGGCCGCGAGCAGAGCCACACCTGCCACCGTGCCGCCTTCCCACCCACTGTCCGCCTGTCACCGGAATCGGCCCGGGCGGCGGCGACTTGAGGTGGGTCAGACCGTGGCGAGTGTGATGGCCACCTCATCGACCAGCTCGCGGGCCAGGAATCCGGTGCGCCCGTGCCGGGGGGACAGCCGCTGCCCGCTGACCGCGTGCGCGAACGCCGCCCAGCACGCCGCCTGCGCCGGCTCCGCACCGCGCCCGAGCAGCCCGGCGACGATCCCGGCGCGCACGTCGCCGCTTCCGGAGGTGCCCAGGCCGGCGTCGCCGCTCTCCTCCCGCCACACGTTCCCGGCCGGGTCGGCGATGTGGCCGTACAGCGACACCACCGCCCGGTACCGCTGGGCCAGCTCCCGGCTCGCCGCGACCAGGTCGTCACCGGGTTCGCGGCCCAGCAGGTGGGCGGCCTCGGTCAGGTTCGGGGTGAGGACCGCCGCCGGTTGCGGCAGCAGGTCCGGCTCCCTGCTCAACGCACCGAGGGCGTACGCGTCGAGCACCACCGCGGTGTCCTTGCCGGCCGCCCCGAGCACCCGCCGCATCAGCGCCTCGGTCTCCCCGATGTCGTCGAGCCCCGGCCCGAGCAGGATCACGTCGGCGTCGGCGGCCAGTTCGTCCACCTGCTCGGGCAGCCCCACCACCTTGGCCTCGGGCACCGCGATGCTCAGCGGGATGGCCGCCTCGTCGGCGACCGCCAGCTGCAGCCGCCCGGCGCCGGCCCGCAGCGCCGCCACCCCGGCGAGCAGCACCGCCCCGGGGGTGAACTTGGCCCCGCCGACCACCAGCACGGTGCCGCGGTCCTGCTTCGAGGCGGACGCCTGCGGGTCGGGCAGCGGCCAGTCGCGCAGCAGCCGCGGGGTGATGATCTCAGGCCGGCTCGGCACGGACTTCCTCCTGCTCGGTCGCGGGCGCCCCGTGTTCCGCCAGGTGCCCGACGTCGTTGAACCGCTCGGCTGTCCCGTCGCGCCAGGCGCTGATCGAGCAGTTCGCGATCGCCTGCCCGCGGGCCAGGCTCATCAGTTCCGGCTCGGCCAGCCCCTCGACCAGGTACCGGACCAGCCACACGGTCGCCTCGTGCGCGACGAGCAGCACCCGGGCGCCGGCGTGGTCCTCGCGCAGCTCGCGCAGCACCGACCGCAGCCGCAGCAGCACGTCGGCCCAGCTCTCCCCGCCCGGCGGCCGGTAGTAGAACTTGCCCAGCCGGGCCCGCCGCCGCTCCTCCTCCGGGAACCGGGCCCGCACCCCCGCGTTGGTCAGCAGGTCCAGCACGCCCAGCTCCCGGTCGCGCAGCCGCTCGTCGACCAGCAGCGGCACGTCCAGGCCGGTCAGCGCGATGCCGGCGGTCTGCCGGGTGCGCAGATACGGTGAGGCGATCACCAGGTCCGGTGGCTGCGCGGCCAGCAGTCTGCCGACCGCCTGCGCCTGATGTTCGCCGGTGGGGGAGAGCGGCACGTCGGCGTCCCGCTCGGCGAGGTCGATGACCTCGGCGTTGCCACGCTCGGCCCGCTCGGCCGCGATGTTCCCGATACTCTGCCCGTGCCGGACGATCCCCAGCCACGCCAACTCCCTCATGGCGCCACGTAATACCCCACACTCGGCGGGGAAACCGGGTGACGATCAGGCGGCCGTTCGTTCGTCATGCTGGTGACAGAAAGGAGCGGACCATGAGGTACGCGTTGCTCATGCACTACCCGGAGCCGGCCGACGGGGAGATCGGCGAGGAGATGCTGGCCGAGGGCCGGCGGCTGTTCGGCGTCTACGGCGCGGCGCTGCACGAGGCCGGGGTGCTGGTCTCCGCCGACGTGCTGCAGCCGTCGTTCGCCACCACCACGGTCACCCGCCGCGACGGGGAACTGCGGGTGCAGGACGGGCCCTTCGCCGAGACCAGGGAGGTCCTGGCCGGCGTCTTCCTGGTCGACGTCGAGGACCTGGACGCGGCGATCGGTTGGGCGGAGAAGTGCCCCGGCGCGCAGTGGGGCTGATCGAGATCCGCCCGGTGGCCACCGCTTTCCTCGACGGTCGATGGACGCACTGACCGGCCTCGCCTTCCGGGACCGCTACGGGCGGTTGCTGGCGCTTCTCTCCGCGGCCTCGAGTGATCTCGCCGCCGCGGAGGATGCGCTGGCCGACGCCCTCGAACGGGCCGTGCGCACCTGGCCCGAGCAGGGCACCCCGGCCAACCCGGACGCCTGGCTGCTCACCGTCGCCCGCAACCGGCTGCGCGACCGCTGGAAGTCCGCCGAGCACCGGCGCACCGTCGCTCTCGAACCGGACTGGTCGGGTCCGGTCCACGTCGACGACATCGACGTGGAGGCGATCCCCGACCGGCGCCTGGAGCTGATGCTGGTCTGCGCCCACCCGGCGATCGACCGCACGGTGCACACCCCGCTGATGCTCAACACCGTGCTGGGCTTCACCGCGGCGCAGATCGGCCGGGCCTTCTCGGTCCCGGCCGCCACGATGGCCACCCGCCTCGTACGGGCCAAGAAGAAGATCACAACCACCGGCATCCCGTTCCGGTTGCCGGCCCGCGACGACCTGCCGCGGCGGATGACCGCTGTCCTCGAGGCGGTTTATGCGGTGTACGTGCTGGACTGGTCGACCACCGGCCCGGAGCCCCGCCCGGTCCCGTCCGAGGCCCTGCACCTGGCCGAGGTCCTGGCGGGCCTGGCCCCCGGCGACCCGGAAGCGCACGGCCTGGCCGCCCTGGTGCAGCTCTCGGCGGCCCGGGCGGCCGCCCGCACCGGTCCGGACGGCTCGTTCGTGCCGCTCACCGAGCAGGACCCGGCGCTCTGGGACCGGCGGCTGATCGCCCGGGCGCACCGGCATCTGCGGGCCGCGCACGCCCGCGGCCGCCTCGGCCGCTTCCAACTGGAGGCGGCGATCCAGGCGGTGCACTGCGCCCGTCCCGCCGGCGGACAGACCGACTGGCCGACGCTGCTGACCCTGCACCGCGCCCTCGACGAGGTGGCGCCGTCGCTCGGCGGCAGTGTCGCGCTCGCCGTCGTCATCGCCGAGGCCGACGGCCCGGCCGCCGGACTCGCCCACCTGGACACGCTGGACGCGCCCCGCTTCCAGCCGGCCCGGGTGGCGCGCGCCGAGCTGCTGCGGCGCCTGGGGCGGACCGCGGCGGCGGCCGTCGCGTACGACCAGGCCATCGCCCTGACCCACGATCCGGCCGAACGCCGCCACCTGCATCACCGACGCGCCGGTCTGGGCTGACGACGGTCGCCGGAGGGCGGCGTGCCGCGCTCGGTGACCCGCATCCGGCGCTGCGGTAGCCGTTCCGGGGCCACCAGCGCTTCAGGCGGCTCTCAGCGAGCGGCTTCTATGGTGGGTCGGTGGGATCCGACAGCCGTCGCGCGCGGCTCTGCTGATGGTCGGCTCGGGGCTCGCCGCGTACGGCTATCTCGGTGTCGCGGTGACCGTGTTCGTCGAGGGCTTCGGGGTGCCGGCGCCGGGGGAGACGGCGATCATCGCCGCTTCCGGGGCGGCCGGGCACGGCCACCTGAACATCGTCGCGGTGGCGGTGACCGCCTTCGTCGCGGCGGTCTGCGGGGACAGCGTCGGCTACCTGATCGGGCGGCTCGGCGGCCGGCGGCTGGTGCTGCGGTACGGGCGGTTCGTCCGGCTGACCCCGGCCCGCTTCGCCCGGTTCGAGAAGTTCATGGCCCGGCACGGTGCCAAGGTGGTGGCCGGCGCCCGCTTCGTGGAGGGTTTGCGCCAGCTCAACGGCGTGGTGGCCGGCGCCACCGGCATGCCCTGGCCCCGCTTCCTGGTCTGCAACGCGATCGGCGCGGCGCTGTGGGTGGGTGTCTGGTCGACGGTCGGCTTCGTGGCCGGCGACCACTGGACCGGCATCCTCGGGGCGCTGCACCGCTACCAGCCGTACGTGATCGCCGCCGTGGTCGCGGCGGTGGCCGGTGCCCTCCTCTGGCACCGCCGCGCCCACTGAGGATCAGGCGGGTGCTGCGGACCCTTCTCCAGGTTCCACCGCCACCGCCACGTCGGCGGCGACGGGTGACGGCTCGGTGAAGTAGTCGCGGAGCACGGCGATCCGCCCGCCGCGAAGACGAAATATCTGCACGAACGACATGGTGGTCTGCCGCCCGTCGGCCCGATCGAGGGCGACGTCGATCTCGGCGATGAAGACGTCGGGATCTGCGGTGTCATGCAGCACGTAGGCCGACCGTTGCGGATTCATCGTTCCCGGCAGGCGCAGTTGCCGGTGGTAACGGCCGACTCCGGCCCGGATGGCGTCGCGGCCCACCAGCCGCCGGAGCGGATGGTCGTCGGGCGCCAGCGGCGCTTCCGCCACACCGTCCTCCGTGAACAGGGCGGCGACCGCGTCCGGGTCCCGGCTGATCGCACCGGCATGGATGTACCGTTCGAAGAATTCCTGATGCGTAAGGCCCACTCTCCAGCCTAACGCGGGCAGTGAGCCCGCGTCCGCCCCGATCTCCGCCGCGCGCTCCCGGCACACGCCGAGGCCGCTGTCATGAGGCAGTGGTCTGCACCCCACGGCTGTCGAAGACCTCCTTCGCGGCGAAGGTGGCGTTCAGCGCCCGCGGGAAGCCGGCGTAAACGGCGGCGTGCAGGATCGCCTCGACGATCTCGTCCGGGGTCAGACCGACGTTGAGTGACGCTCCGACGTGCACCTTGAGTTGGGGTTCGCATCCCCCGAGGGCGGTCAGCACACCGATCGTGACCAGCTGCCGGGATCGCGCGTCCAGGCGGGGGCGGTCGTAGATGTCGCCGAAGGCGAACGCCGCGATGTGGTGGGCCAGAGCCGGTGACACGTCGGCCAGCGAGTCGATCACCGCGGCCCCGGCGGCCCCGTCGATCCGGGCCAGAACCTCGAGGCCGTGCTCCCGCCGTTCCCGGTTGTCCACACTGTCGATGTCGTGCTGCGGGTCGTTCACGGCTGTGTTGCTCCTCCGTACGTCGCAATCTTGTATTCGGTGGCCGCCAGGGCCAGCTGGATCTGCGTGAGCTGGGCCCGCAACGTGTCGCGGTGCTCAAGGAGCAGGTCGAGGCGGTCCGGAACGGTGTCCTCGCCGCGATCGACGAGGGTGACATAGTGGCGCAGGTCGCTGATCGGCATCCCCGAGGTGCGCATCCGGGTCAGAAAAACCAGGCGCCGCACGCACGCCGCGTCGTAGACGCGATGCCCGGCACCGTTGCGCGGCACCGTGATCAGGCCGGCTCGCTCGTAGTAGCGCAGGGTGTGCGGGCTGACCCCGATGTGGTCGGCCGTCGTCGCGATGTCCCATTGCGGGGACAGGTCCTCCCGGACCAGGTCCTGCAAGGCCTCGACCGACACGCCGCCGGGCGGGTCGACGGCCAGGCGTAGCGCCTCCTGTAACCGATCGTTCGCTTTCATGGGCACGACGCTAGAGCTTCGAGCGCGCTACAACGCAACCTCGGTACCTGGACCCGCCACGATCCGCGCTCGAACGGCCCCGCGTCGCTACGTCGGGTCCCGCGCCCCACGTCGCCGAAGCCACCTTGCCGGGGTTACGACGGAACGTTTCGTTCCCGAGTCCACCATGCTGTCACTCGACCAGAAAATGACGCTCATCACGACGGTCTGGGGCAACGCAACCGTCAGCGCCATCGTCATCCGCCGATCGATTCGGATAAGCCGCCGCCCTGCGAATTCACTCTCCTGCCGGATGTCGACCGTGAGACTCGGCTGTGCCGGCCAGTCGTCGATGCGCCAGGGACGGTCGAGCCGTTTCACGGAGCAGCGCCTCCTTTGTAAGGGTGGCTCGGTCCCGGTCATAAGCTGCGCTCACCGGCCATATGACCGGCGGAATTCGCCCACGTGCCACTGCGTCCGTGTTCATGGTCGATCGCCGCGGGCCGTGCTGGCTGCGATCGACCCGGCGCATCGGTGATGCGTGTGGCGGGTATGCGAGGATCCGGCGTGCGGATCTTGCTGGCGCAGCGTCGGACATGCCGTCGGTTCGGCGTGACGCCGCTTCGACCTCGACCGGGAACGATGATCGGTGTCGGCCTGGGGCGCGCTGCCGAGCTGGAGCCGTTGAACGCCATTCGCCATCCGCCCGTCGGGCAGTCCAACGGCTGGTACGTGTGGCGGGGCGGGCAGATACCGCAGGACGATGACGACTTCTTCAGCCCCGTGCACGTCGAGCACGCCAAGGATCGTTTCCCTGAGTTACTGCCATACCTGGCGCTTCCGCCCGGGTTCGGCGTGATCCTGGCGCCTGGGTATGAGGATGTGTGGCAGGACCAAGCGTTCCTTGAGGTCTGACCATCGGCCTCGCTCGTGCCGCGATCCGATCGCACCGTCACCGCATCCCCGCGCCGGGCGAATCCGGGCCCCGGGCCGGAAGCCGTAGGGTGTCGGCATGGTTGATCGATCCCTGACCCTGATGGCGGTGCACGCCCATCCCGACGACGAAGCTTCGAGCACCGGCGGCGTCCTCGCCCGCTGTGCCGCGGAAGGGATCACGACAGTGCTCGTGACGTGCACCGACGGGCGGTGCGGGGACGGGCCGGGCGGGGTCAAGCCGGGCGCGCCGGGGCATGATCCAGGGGCGGTGGCCGCGATGCGTCGGGAGGAGCTCGAGGCGAGCTGCGCCGCGCTGAAGGTGACGCACCTTGAACTGCTCGGCTACGCCGACTCCGGGATGATGGGGTGGCCGAGCAACGACGCGCCCGGCTCGTTCTGGGGCGTGCCGGTCGCCGAGGCGGCAGACCGGCTCGCCGACCTCATCCGGCGGTATCAGCCTGACGT
Protein-coding regions in this window:
- a CDS encoding histidine phosphatase family protein, which translates into the protein MRELAWLGIVRHGQSIGNIAAERAERGNAEVIDLAERDADVPLSPTGEHQAQAVGRLLAAQPPDLVIASPYLRTRQTAGIALTGLDVPLLVDERLRDRELGVLDLLTNAGVRARFPEEERRRARLGKFYYRPPGGESWADVLLRLRSVLRELREDHAGARVLLVAHEATVWLVRYLVEGLAEPELMSLARGQAIANCSISAWRDGTAERFNDVGHLAEHGAPATEQEEVRAEPA
- a CDS encoding YciI family protein, with the protein product MRYALLMHYPEPADGEIGEEMLAEGRRLFGVYGAALHEAGVLVSADVLQPSFATTTVTRRDGELRVQDGPFAETREVLAGVFLVDVEDLDAAIGWAEKCPGAQWG
- a CDS encoding DedA family protein encodes the protein MVGSGLAAYGYLGVAVTVFVEGFGVPAPGETAIIAASGAAGHGHLNIVAVAVTAFVAAVCGDSVGYLIGRLGGRRLVLRYGRFVRLTPARFARFEKFMARHGAKVVAGARFVEGLRQLNGVVAGATGMPWPRFLVCNAIGAALWVGVWSTVGFVAGDHWTGILGALHRYQPYVIAAVVAAVAGALLWHRRAH
- a CDS encoding MerR family transcriptional regulator, whose translation is MKANDRLQEALRLAVDPPGGVSVEALQDLVREDLSPQWDIATTADHIGVSPHTLRYYERAGLITVPRNGAGHRVYDAACVRRLVFLTRMRTSGMPISDLRHYVTLVDRGEDTVPDRLDLLLEHRDTLRAQLTQIQLALAATEYKIATYGGATQP
- a CDS encoding NAD(P)H-hydrate dehydratase, whose translation is MPSRPEIITPRLLRDWPLPDPQASASKQDRGTVLVVGGAKFTPGAVLLAGVAALRAGAGRLQLAVADEAAIPLSIAVPEAKVVGLPEQVDELAADADVILLGPGLDDIGETEALMRRVLGAAGKDTAVVLDAYALGALSREPDLLPQPAAVLTPNLTEAAHLLGREPGDDLVAASRELAQRYRAVVSLYGHIADPAGNVWREESGDAGLGTSGSGDVRAGIVAGLLGRGAEPAQAACWAAFAHAVSGQRLSPRHGRTGFLARELVDEVAITLATV
- a CDS encoding nuclear transport factor 2 family protein, producing the protein MGLTHQEFFERYIHAGAISRDPDAVAALFTEDGVAEAPLAPDDHPLRRLVGRDAIRAGVGRYHRQLRLPGTMNPQRSAYVLHDTADPDVFIAEIDVALDRADGRQTTMSFVQIFRLRGGRIAVLRDYFTEPSPVAADVAVAVEPGEGSAAPA
- a CDS encoding carboxymuconolactone decarboxylase family protein, which gives rise to MNDPQHDIDSVDNRERREHGLEVLARIDGAAGAAVIDSLADVSPALAHHIAAFAFGDIYDRPRLDARSRQLVTIGVLTALGGCEPQLKVHVGASLNVGLTPDEIVEAILHAAVYAGFPRALNATFAAKEVFDSRGVQTTAS
- a CDS encoding RNA polymerase sigma factor; amino-acid sequence: MDALTGLAFRDRYGRLLALLSAASSDLAAAEDALADALERAVRTWPEQGTPANPDAWLLTVARNRLRDRWKSAEHRRTVALEPDWSGPVHVDDIDVEAIPDRRLELMLVCAHPAIDRTVHTPLMLNTVLGFTAAQIGRAFSVPAATMATRLVRAKKKITTTGIPFRLPARDDLPRRMTAVLEAVYAVYVLDWSTTGPEPRPVPSEALHLAEVLAGLAPGDPEAHGLAALVQLSAARAAARTGPDGSFVPLTEQDPALWDRRLIARAHRHLRAAHARGRLGRFQLEAAIQAVHCARPAGGQTDWPTLLTLHRALDEVAPSLGGSVALAVVIAEADGPAAGLAHLDTLDAPRFQPARVARAELLRRLGRTAAAAVAYDQAIALTHDPAERRHLHHRRAGLG